From Zonotrichia leucophrys gambelii isolate GWCS_2022_RI unplaced genomic scaffold, RI_Zleu_2.0 Scaffold_135_121723, whole genome shotgun sequence, one genomic window encodes:
- the LOC135460950 gene encoding class I histocompatibility antigen, F10 alpha chain-like isoform X2: MAAALGLGLLLGLLGDPGGATKVLHSLHYLKVAVSEPSPGIPQFMAIGFVDGIPFVRYDSERGRAEPLTQWIKDGVEPEYWERETQTSVRYQHVFARSLETLREQYNQSRGLHTRLRVYGCELLSDGSVRGSYRDGYDGRDFISFDLESGRFVAADSGAEITRRRWEQEGEAEQWTNYLKHICPEWLQKYVRYGQKELERKEPPDVHVSGREEHGTLTLSCHAYGFYPNTIAVSWMKGGETLDQETEWGGVVPNSDGTFHTWARIEALPEEREQYRCRVEHPGMPEPGIFAWEPTSGGNLTVVVAVSVITAILILIAIGFGVRKLQSGRRDWKGYNQAAGKDVGANGLSTGVAA; this comes from the exons ATGGCTGCAGCGCTGggtctggggctgctcttggggCTCCTGGGGGACCCGGGGGGCGCGACCAAAG TTCTCCACTCCCTGCATTACCTGAAAGTGGCAGTGTCAGAGCCCAGCCCGGGAATCCCCCAGTTCATGGCCATTGGGTTTGTGGATGGGATCCCCTTCGTGCGCTATGACagcgagcggggccgggcagaGCCACTGACGCAGTGGATAAAGGATGGAGTCGAGCCAGAATATTGGGAGAGGGAGACCCAGACCAGTGTGAGATACCAGCATGTGTTTGCCAGGAGCCTGGAAACACTGCGGGAGCAGTACAACCAGAGCAGGG GTCTCCACACAAGGTTGCGAGTTTATGGCTGTGAGCTCCTGTCCGATGGGAGCGTCCGTGGATCCTACCGGGATGGCTACGACGGGCGGGATTTCATCTCCTTTGACCTGGAATCTGGGAGATTCGTGGCGGCCGACAGCGGTGCTGAGATCACCAGGAGGCGCTGGGAACAGGAAGGGGAGGCTGAGCAGTGGACGAATTACCTGAAGCACATCTGCCCCGAATGGCTCCAGAAATACGTCAGATATgggcagaaggagctggagcgcAAAG AGCCCCCTGATGTCCACGTGTCCGGAAGAGAGGAACACGGGACGCTGACCCTGTCCTGCCACGCGTACGGATTCTACCCCAACACCATCGCAGTCAGCTGGATGAAGGGGGGTGAAACCTTGGATCAGGAGACGGAGTGGGGCGGGGTCGTTCCCAACAGCGACGGCACCTTCCACACCTGGGCCAGGATCGAGGCGCTGCCGGAGGAGCGGGAGCAGTACCGGTGCAGGGTGGAGCATCCCGGAATGCCGGAGCCCGGGATCTTCGCTTGGG AGCCGACATCTGGCGGGAATCTCACTGTGGTGGTCGCTGTGTCCGTCATCActgccatcctcatcctcatcgCCATCGGATTCGGTGTCCGGAAGCTCCAATCCG GGAGGAGAGACTGGAAGGGATACAACCAGGCAGCCG GAAAGGACGTGGGAGCCAATGGTTTGAGCACAG GAGTCGCCGCCTGA